A window of Synergistaceae bacterium genomic DNA:
TTATCTACGGCAACTATGGGCTATGCGGGTCAGATATATGCTGTTAACGGCATGAACGAGAAGGGGATTTTTCTGGAACTTAACAACGGGATGCCGTCCGGAGGGGCTCTCTGGTATGACAGCCGTGTCCCTGCCGTAGCAGAGTTGTTCCGGTTTCTTCTTGATGGTGCGTCGCTTGATGAAATAGAGAGTTTCTTCCAGACTACAAAGGCTAACTTCGCTTATATTGTCGGCGTCTCGGATGGGCAGACAGCCCGTTGTTATGAGTGGCCTGTTTTCGAGGTCAAACGCCGTGAATCACATTCGCGTCCGGGGCTTACGGTTCTCAGCAATCATTTTACTGAATTTTCATGGGGACTTCCACGTCCCGATGATAAGACCAACTGGATGACGCGGACGAGACGACAAAACCTTTTGACCCTCGCAAAACATCTTAAGGGCTCTATAGACAGCCGCACAATGATGAAGATTCTGGATACCAGAATAGAAGACCTCGGTGCGACTACGGATATGACTGTATATCAGATGGTGGTGGTTCCGGAAAGGTTCGAGTTATGGTTTAAGATCCCGGACGTTCAGGAATGGACTCAGATAGATATGAAGTCACTGCTTCGTCCACGAGAATAGCAAAAGTTGGAATAATGTCATCTGTCATAGCAGCTTTATAATATCGGGAGCCGGTCATAAGTGCATTGGATATATGCCTATGGTTGGCTTCTTTGTTTTATTTGAATTATTGAGATATCATCTGACCAGGACCTTACGGTCTTTTTCTGGGGGCGTTATGAATTGGGAAAGTATTATATAGGTTTTGACTGCGGCACTATGGGAACAAAGACTGCAATTTACAGGCTTGACTCCACGAGGATCGCGGAGGCCTACCGCGAGAACAGAATATTTTACCCCAATCCCGGCTGGGCTGAGATGGATCCTCGGGGGTTTGTCCAGGCCGTTCGCGAGGGAGTGCGCGAGTGCCTGGAGAAATCGGGCATCAATCCTGCCGAGATCCGCGGCATTTCTGCGAGCGGGATAATCTGCGGCATCGTCGGGATCGATGAGGACTGGAACCCTGTGACTCCGTTCGTACCATACCTTGATAATAGGGCGCGCCAAGAGGCGGACTGGGTCAATGAGCATGTAAAACCGGTATGGCTTGAAGAGAGCGGCAATGTCATAGTAGACGAGTTTATGCCGCCTGTGATTCTGCGCTGGTTTCTGAATAATTACAGCGGTTTCCGTGAAAAAGCTGTCAAGGTCCTTAACAATGGTCCGTTTGTCCTTGGTACGCTGGCAGGACTCAAGGCCGAAGATGCATTCCTGGACTGGGCAACTCTGTCCGGCTGGCTCATAGGCTATAACTCACGCAATAGGGACTGGTCACAGAAACAGATGGAGGCTTTAGGCATTCCTATGGGGATACTGCCTCGCATCGTAAAACCATGGGATGTCATAGGATATCTCTGTAACGAAGAGGCGCATAAAATGGGGCTGCCTTCAGGTATCCCGATATTAGCAGGTGCGGGAGATACTATGCAGTCAGCGCTTGCATCAGGCTTGCTTGAGCCCGGACTCAGCACCGATGTGGCAGGAACCGCGTCTATCTTTGCCGTTGCCGTGCCGGGGATGATTGAAAAAATTTCACGCGCACCAGGCATGATGTTTGCCATGGGCACGCTTGAAGATTCATATTTTTACTGGAGCATGATACGGGCAGGCGGGCTTTCGCTTCGCTGGTTCCGCGACAACGTAGCCGACCGTGCCGGAGATACGTCTTTCTATTCCGAGATGGACGCGCTTGCCGGAGAAGTTCCTGCCGGTTCACGCGGCATACTCTTCTATCCATACCTTCAGGGCGCAGGCCCCGGCCTTCCCGGCGCATGCGGGGCTTTCCTCGGGCTTTACGGCTCAAGCGACAGGGCGGCAATGTGGAGGGCCATACTTGAGGCCATAGCGTTTGAATATGCGCAGATGATCCAGATTTACCGCGAGTGCGGCATGCCGCTGAGCGAGATAATAGGAACGGAAGGCGGAAGCAAAAGCCCTCTGTGGACTCAAATAAAGGCGGATATACTTGGCGGGGCTTACAACATACCTACCCGAAGTGAGGGGGGGCTGATGGCAGATGTCGCTGTCGCCGCTTACGGCGTCGGTGATATCGCAAACCTCAGGGATACGATGAAAGAGTGGGTCACATTCAGGGGGCGTTTTGAGACAGACGCGAAGAACTACAAGCTATATCAGGATATTTTCGCCGAACGCCAGGCGATGCTCGGTTCTCCGCTCAAGACAACTTTTGCCGGACTTGAAAGGATACGCAAGATACTCGGACAGTAAATTCTGAAGCAATCGTATAATGGCCTGAGTCAGACGCACCGCACAATCAAAGGGGAGGGATTTAAATGCCGCAGTACATGCACTTGGGTGTACCGGTGACAAAGCCTCAGCCGAATGAGACTTATTCGCCGGAAATGAAGCTTTTCCTCACAGATCCGAAGGATCATCCATATCAGTGTGTGGATGTTGTTTAAATAAAGTGGATAATTCGTGCCGGGCTTTTCGGTAAAAGGGCATAAAAAGCTGCTTTGGTTGCTTTTTATGCCCTTGACTTTATATGCATATTCTAGGACTATTATGAACAGGTTATTTGAAATCCTTTTAAAGAAAAGAGGTTTTTCTCAGTGAAAAAATTTGACGTGGTTATTATAGGTTTCGGCAAGGGCGGAAGGACATTGGCAGGGGATTTTGCCTCACAGGGCAAGAAAGTTGCGATGATAGAAAAATCCCGGAGGATGTATGGCGGCTCGTGTCCAAACGTAGGATGTGTGCCGACAAAATTTCTTGTCAATCAGTCAGAGATATCTGAGATAAAAGACTTTAAGACCTTTGAGGAAAAGGCTGCATTTTATACCTTTTCTGTGGTTGCGAAGAAGCAGCTCAGGCAAAAATTGCTTGGCAAAATGCAAGGTATGTTCGAAGGTAATCCGAACGTAACTCTTTACACAGGCAAAGGCAGGTTTGTCTCCGCTGCCGAAGTTGAGGTCACCGGCGAGGATTTCAAAGAAGTTATATACGGAGATAAGATAATTATAGATACGGGATCAACCCCCATTATTCCGCCTGTTGACGGGCTGAAGGAGAGCAAACATACATACACAAGCGAAGGGATGCTTGACCTTGAGACGTTGCCTCGCCGGCTTGTCATAATAGGCGGTGGAAATATCGGTCTTGAGTTCGCGTCTTTTTACAGACGTTTCGGTTCAGATGTCACAGTACTGCAGGACCTTGCTGAATTTCTCCCCAATGAGGACGACGATGTGGCAAAGTGTGTAAAAGATGCTATGGATGCCGCCGGAATTAAATTTGAATTCGGTGTGAAAGTCGGATCCGTGAAAGACACGGAGTACGGTTCCGTGGTCACTTACAAGGTCGGA
This region includes:
- a CDS encoding carbohydrate kinase, which gives rise to MGKYYIGFDCGTMGTKTAIYRLDSTRIAEAYRENRIFYPNPGWAEMDPRGFVQAVREGVRECLEKSGINPAEIRGISASGIICGIVGIDEDWNPVTPFVPYLDNRARQEADWVNEHVKPVWLEESGNVIVDEFMPPVILRWFLNNYSGFREKAVKVLNNGPFVLGTLAGLKAEDAFLDWATLSGWLIGYNSRNRDWSQKQMEALGIPMGILPRIVKPWDVIGYLCNEEAHKMGLPSGIPILAGAGDTMQSALASGLLEPGLSTDVAGTASIFAVAVPGMIEKISRAPGMMFAMGTLEDSYFYWSMIRAGGLSLRWFRDNVADRAGDTSFYSEMDALAGEVPAGSRGILFYPYLQGAGPGLPGACGAFLGLYGSSDRAAMWRAILEAIAFEYAQMIQIYRECGMPLSEIIGTEGGSKSPLWTQIKADILGGAYNIPTRSEGGLMADVAVAAYGVGDIANLRDTMKEWVTFRGRFETDAKNYKLYQDIFAERQAMLGSPLKTTFAGLERIRKILGQ
- a CDS encoding C45 family autoproteolytic acyltransferase/hydrolase; this encodes MESFENGTKTCNGAINIIDLQGTWREMGRQYGALMALELKDLYERAICGRLVEDCGFDPEGMKDRAQKFYANFPFRFKEIFRGMSETSGLTLEKLQLVNAVELLAVTALTLPQCTGIAAWGDYAADTLVYGRNYDYLPWFREFGNDIVIAVYHPADGSLSTATMGYAGQIYAVNGMNEKGIFLELNNGMPSGGALWYDSRVPAVAELFRFLLDGASLDEIESFFQTTKANFAYIVGVSDGQTARCYEWPVFEVKRRESHSRPGLTVLSNHFTEFSWGLPRPDDKTNWMTRTRRQNLLTLAKHLKGSIDSRTMMKILDTRIEDLGATTDMTVYQMVVVPERFELWFKIPDVQEWTQIDMKSLLRPRE
- a CDS encoding FAD-dependent oxidoreductase — its product is MKKFDVVIIGFGKGGRTLAGDFASQGKKVAMIEKSRRMYGGSCPNVGCVPTKFLVNQSEISEIKDFKTFEEKAAFYTFSVVAKKQLRQKLLGKMQGMFEGNPNVTLYTGKGRFVSAAEVEVTGEDFKEVIYGDKIIIDTGSTPIIPPVDGLKESKHTYTSEGMLDLETLPRRLVIIGGGNIGLEFASFYRRFGSDVTVLQDLAEFLPNEDDDVAKCVKDAMDAAGIKFEFGVKVGSVKDTEYGSVVTYKVGDEKRTVTGDAVLVSTGRRPNTDELNLSAAGITVTHAGAVVTNERLRTSNPNIWAIGDVVGGPQFTYISHDDSRVVKSDMTGGDLTVTNRSVPYCVFLSPSLSRAGLTEKAAIAAGYKVRTATIFPASLPRCHVLGKYTGMLKAVVDADSGMILGVSLFCEESHEMVNFVKMAMDFKMPYTVLRDHMFTHPIMSEALNDLFAAIK